The following coding sequences lie in one Sulfuricurvum sp. genomic window:
- a CDS encoding ABC transporter ATP-binding protein: MSYLQIRNVWKTYDDNVILEKLNFTIEKGEFCTLIGPSGCGKSTFLRMLLGQDSPSRGTILLEGEPLSSEPGSDRGVVFQKYTLFPHLKALENVMLGLEMEHSPFLGKVFGSTRRRIKEEAMEMLKSVGLEQSALKYPSELSGGMQQRLSIAQALVKKPKILLLDEPFGALDPGSRADMQELVRGLWKTYGLTVFMVTHDVKEAFELGTRLLVFDKVRHDPQAPNAYGATVVNDIKLDKNKRNNKGEEYVEKHETTIA; this comes from the coding sequence ATGAGTTATCTGCAAATACGCAATGTATGGAAAACGTACGATGATAATGTCATTCTTGAAAAACTCAACTTTACAATCGAAAAAGGGGAATTTTGTACTCTGATCGGACCATCCGGATGCGGTAAAAGTACCTTTTTACGGATGCTGTTGGGACAAGATTCCCCATCACGCGGAACGATTCTGCTGGAGGGGGAACCACTCTCCTCAGAGCCGGGGAGCGACCGTGGAGTTGTATTTCAAAAATACACGCTGTTCCCACACCTGAAGGCTTTGGAAAACGTGATGTTAGGGTTGGAAATGGAACACTCTCCGTTTCTGGGCAAAGTCTTCGGCAGCACACGCCGCAGAATCAAAGAGGAAGCAATGGAGATGTTGAAATCGGTCGGATTGGAGCAATCGGCGCTCAAATATCCATCCGAACTCTCCGGCGGGATGCAGCAGCGTCTTTCAATCGCTCAGGCGTTGGTAAAAAAACCCAAGATTTTGCTGCTGGATGAACCGTTCGGCGCATTGGACCCGGGAAGCAGAGCGGACATGCAAGAGCTTGTCCGGGGATTATGGAAAACGTATGGTCTGACCGTTTTTATGGTCACGCATGACGTAAAAGAGGCATTTGAACTGGGGACTCGGTTGCTGGTCTTTGATAAAGTCCGACACGATCCTCAGGCACCGAACGCATACGGTGCTACAGTCGTCAATGATATTAAACTGGATAAAAACAAACGAAATAATAAAGGAGAAGAGTATGTCGAAAAACATGAAACCACTATTGCCTGA